A portion of the Podospora pseudoanserina strain CBS 124.78 chromosome 2, whole genome shotgun sequence genome contains these proteins:
- a CDS encoding hypothetical protein (EggNog:ENOG503PG2G), with translation MDCTPPFLRLSPDIRRQIYEWVGLADYHPHFFRLNGQETEFFGLLISCKIIYQEASTLLYSRNRFIIRYTSPHSLAPLRSLTSRSLASLTSLRVILNEASCHQPEDGNHSYCCHLLRVYPYDGQTYCSHAHGGLHQAPATLSVSSTKDMLAEWMDAATYMSAHVNPRALEIKLVCDVQDDDEEAAQLAVAPLKLLSPLANCHVRLCRKTNSQLQQIADAAVKHARGITQTAPDALAKPCLSSSTAPLASHLLKLPQELRLRILEYTDLVTPWNEVTWSRQGRTSRKYSLCRVGCEYGASCPPEVHNGCQFVECWTIGCFCRLQHSAASDSCRCWAAPTDLFLICRTLYLDAQVVFFSQNRFVVHDYDSSSPSDVPNHEELSPRQYPFDRFAVSEFLRDVVPQGCLDMLRSLEIVFPPYNWEVWPQDDSPAQKDWLATVDWAKDKLNLRGLTLRVVMADVSDWGAPDDRVDMTAEQDRAIIKAYHRIITPLRLWGQPNSSSDTVLARFCANLVEPSKHTYSIEDPFWEEERSRVFEDQLKEKVERLVRGDELWEEQSGLPEPPRGLWKYAFRRDA, from the coding sequence ATGGATTGCACTCCCCCGTTTTTGCGACTGTCTCCTGACATACGCCGTCAGATCTATGAATGGGTTGGTTTGGCAGACTATCACCCGCACTTTTTCAGGTTGAACGGCCAGGAAACAGAATTCTTTGGCTTATTGATTTCCTGCAAAATCATCTACCAGGAAGCATCTACTTTGCTGTACTCGAGGAACAGGTTCATCATCCGCTACACCAGCCCTCACTCCCTTGCGCCTTTGAGATCTCTTACATCCCGGTCCTTGGCGTCTTTAACCTCACTCAGGGTCATTCTGAATGAGGCTTCGTGCCATCAACCTGAAGACGGCAACCACTCATACTGCTGCCATTTGCTACGTGTATACCCTTACGATGGCCAGACCTACTGCTCCCACGCCCATGGCGGCCTGCATCAAGCCCCGGCCACTCTTTCGGTCTCATCTACGAAGGATATGCTTGCCGAGTGGATGGACGCGGCTACTTACATGTCGGCTCATGTCAACCCCCGAGCTCTGGAAATAAAGCTCGTTTGTGACGTtcaggatgacgatgaggaggcaGCTCAACTGGCAGTGGCGCCCCTAAAGCTCCTATCGCCATTGGCCAACTGCCACGTTCGACTCTGCCGGAAGACAAACAGCCAGCTTCAACAGATTGCCGATGCCGCCGTCAAACACGCTCGTGGCATCACCCAGACGGCACCCGATGCGCTCGCTAAGCCGTGCCTGTCCTCTTCGACGGCGCCATTAGCCAGTCACTTGCTCAAGCTTCCACAAGAGCTTCGTCTCCGCATACTCGAGTATACTGACCTCGTTACCCCGTGGAACGAGGTCACATGGAGTAGGCAAGGTCGAACTTCCAGGAAATATTCCTTGTGCCGCGTCGGGTGCGAGTACGGCGCATCGTGCCCTCCTGAAGTACACAACGGATGCCAGTTCGTCGAATGCTGGACCATTGGTTGCTTTTGCCGTCTTCAGCATTCCGCCGCTTCGGATTCTTGCCGGTGCTGGGCGGCCCCAACCGACTTGTTTCTCATCTGCCGCACCCTCTACCTCGACGCCCAGGTGGTTTTCTTCTCACAGAACCGCTTCGTCGTGCACGACTacgactcctcctccccatcggACGTGCCAAACCACGAGGAGCTGTCGCCTCGCCAGTACCCGTTCGATCGCTTTGCAGTGAGCGAGTTTCTCCGCGACGTCGTTCCCCAGGGTTGCCTCGACATGCTCCGCTCTCTCGAAATAGTCTTCCCACCGTATAACTGGGAAGTCTGGCCTCAGGACGACTCGCCCGCACAGAAGGACTGGCTCGCTACCGTCGATTGGGCCAAGGACAAGCTCAACCTGCGCGGGCTGACGCTCCGCGTAGTGATGGCCGATGTGAGCGACTGGGGCGCGCCGGACGACCGGGTTGATATGACGGCGGAGCAGGACCGCGCCATTATAAAAGCATACCATCGTATCATCACACCCCTTCGACTCTGGGGTCAGCCGAACTCCTCCTCTGACACGGTTTTGGCCAGGTTTTGCGCCAACTTGGTCGAACCAAGCAAACACACTTACTCGATTGAGGACCcattttgggaggaggagaggtcgagggtgtttgaggatcagttgaaggagaaggttgagcGGTTGGTGAGGGGAGATGAGCTGTGGGAGGAACAGTCTGGTCTTCCGGAGCCTCCTAGAGGGCTCTGGAAGTATGCGTTTCGCAGGGATGCTTAG
- a CDS encoding hypothetical protein (EggNog:ENOG503PSF3), protein MANSMIKHDSGNNATWTKTIVSKTDYRDIMWTDLLEIAEDHWKWVQAQPGAYTRGESCLVAALFLPSTKGGVIFLSTIPRGTKHTEMMNGARAAPAWFHATTGGTNRNTNLQLHAEDGAEFLFETSPYAKGIVSRNLQYVTPDRDNAHSRMKLAVWGRHKTSPAQGESIALCTVGEKQPKCPAVARALNIAYCERYKVRFEQRHT, encoded by the coding sequence ATGGCCAACTCGATGATCAAACACGACAGCGGCAACAACGCCACCTGGACCAAGACCATCGTCTCCAAGACGGACTACCGCGACATCATGTGGACCGACCTCCTCGAGATCGCCGAAGACCACTGGAAGTGGGTCCAGGCCCAACCCGGCGCCTACACCCGCGGGGAGTCCTGCCTCgtcgccgccctcttcctcccctccaccaaaggcGGCGTCATCTTCTTGTCTACCATCCCCCGGGGGACCAAGCACACGGAGATGATGAACGGCGCCCGCGCCGCTCCCGCCTGGTTCCACGCCACTACGGGGGGCACCAaccgcaacaccaacctGCAGCTCCATGCCGAGGATGGCGCTGAGTTCCTCTTCGAGACATCACCGTACGCCAAGGGCATCGTCAGCAGGAACCTCCAGTATGTCACCCCGGATCGCGACAACGCGCACAGCCGCATGAAGCTGGCCGTCTGGGGTCGCCATAAGACCTCGCCTGCCCAAGGCGAGAGCATCGCGCTGTGCACGGTTGGCGAGAAGCAGCCCAAGTGCCCGGCTGTGGCGCGGGCGCTGAATATCGCCTACTGCGAACGGTACAAGGTTCGGTTTGAGCAGCGGCACACATAA